The window TCTGAAGCATCCTTTTTCTGCTTTGGACGTGGCGAAGAAGTTTATAAATGAGGTAGTGAAACTCCACGGCTTTCCAAGGAGTATTGTGTCAGATCGTGATAGAATCTTCTTGAGTTCTTTCTGGTCTGAAGTCTTTCGTTTGGCGGGTACAACGTTGAAGTACAGCACAGCTTTTCATCCTCAGACTGACGGACAGTCAGAGGTGTTGAATAGATGTTTGGAGACTTACTTGAGGTGTTTCTCCTCTACACATCCTCGTACTTGGCATTCTTATCTGGCTTGGTCTGAATTGTGGTATAATACCACTTATCACAAGTCTCTTCAGACTTCACCATTTAAAGTAATGTACGGCCGAGATCCTCCTCAATTGTTGCGTTTTGAAATAGGGTCTACGGTCGAACTTTGAGCTGGATAAAGCGTTGCGAGAAAGAGATGAGGTTTTGGTTACTCTGAAACAGAATTTGGAGCGTGCTCAAGATATTATGAAATCTCAGGCAGATAAGTCACGCTGGGACGTGGTGCttgcagtgggtgatatggtGTATTTGAAGCTTCAACCGTATCGCCAGAAAACGGTTGTTAGACGGGTTTGTCAAAAATTGGCTGCTAAATTCTATGGACCGTATCGTGTGGTGGAGCGTATTGGTCAAACGGCATATAAGCTTCAGCTACCGCCGGAGGCACGTATACATCATGTTTTCCATATATCACAATTGAAATTGGCTGTAGGTCAACAGGTACAATGCGAAGAACTTCCACCGGGGTGTCTTAATGACGTTGATGTGGTCACAGTACCAGAGGATGTCTTGACCAAACGTTATAATTCTACGGATGAGTTGGAGTTATTAGTAAAGTGGCAGGGGAAGGAGGACTTGGAGAATACTTGGATGGCTTTTCAGGAATTCGTGGATTGTTTTCCAAATTACCAGCTTGAGGGCAAGCTGGATTTCGTTGTTAGAAGTATTGATAGGTATAAAAGAGTGTATTACCGGAAGAAAGGAGGTAAAGTAGTGGAGGATGAAGGAATAAGTGACGTTGAAGGTAGTTTGAATGAAGAGGGAGTTGAAAGCCTCTGAGTCGGGAAGAGGGTTTGCAGTTATGAGCTGAGAAGTGAAGTGAAGATAGTATAAATAAGTATCGTTTGTTCATTTGTATAATTCATGCTTTGTATGTGTAATTTGAGAGACGATATGAGTCCTCTGTTTCCAGTCGCTATGAGACTGATGATGAAGGCGATCTCGACATGAGAGTGAGCTTGATTCATACTACAAAGTGTAACCGTTCTTTACATTGTTAATCGAAAGAGTATTCATAGTCTTTGGGATCGTATATCTAAAGTCTATCAATTGGCCAATGGGATGGGTTCACTTGTACAAAGGAGGGTGGTAGATATGTCTAGTTCGTCTTGGATTGTATTAGTTGAACTACTCTTCGATGGTTGTTCTGTTTTGGTAACTAAGCAAGAGATTCCATTTTAACCTAATCCCATTAATAGATCGACTTACGGAAGTAACAAAATTCTCATGTTGTCAACAACTAAAAAGTTTTTGGGGGTGCGTTAGATAAAATGATAAAGTAGCTTAAGTAACGTCTTGTATGacaatacatttttatatatagctAACTTGTCACAGTTAAAACATTTTCCTGTGATCGAGGTGGGTTGATTGATCAGCATCAGCGCTTGATTGAGGACCAGTAGGTTGCCCTCCTGAGGAGGGCCTCCTCTAGTTCTCTGCAGACTTTTTTATGGCCGATGAAAAGACTCCCGAAGTACCCTAGGCCATCGTCCACTGAAATGCATCATGTCAATTCATAGGTGTCGGCCAAATGCATTCAACAAACATAAATACAccataataaataaaacaaaatcaaccATACGAACACATGCTGTCATCGTAGGATACTATATGTAATTTTACCCATTCCTATATGAACACAATATGTCATTTGTATGAtactatatgttatattatccATCCCAATATAAACACAACATGCCGTTCGAGGCTACTAATTTTCTTTAGTTTCTTGTATTTTTAATCTTATCTTTCTAAACGGTATATAGTTTAAACTACCGCAACCATAAGATTCAAATGGCTCACCATTGGATCTAAAGCAATCTTTGAAACATAATTCAATTTATAACGTTAAAAGACAGTCATGTCCTAACTGAGACATGTAGGTCAAGTCAAACAAATGGGTCattctaaagaaaaaaataacaagaaTACAAAACAATCACTGTATCATAGAGTAATTAGCAAAAACTACAAGTAGTAGTTCAACAACTCAGCCTTAGACCGTCACATATACGACCGacccaaaataaacaaaagggaATCAGTTCTTGTTCACAAGACAAGAACAACACTTCGTGTCCAAACAAACGCAAATACTTCACAGAAACTGTTATAAAAGTAGGAAAGTTGGTAACCGGTATTAAGCCACCTTTTGTCACTTTTCTACTCCCTCAATTCCTTATTTATATTCTTCATTTAATCTCCAAATACTTCacaaatcaaacaaacaaacacaaaatacaacaaaacaaaacctcAAAAAGGATTCTAAACACATCTCAAGGAAACATGAAAATGGGAATGGGTTTAATGTTACTTACAGTTTTTATGGCTGTGATGTCTTCTACAAGAGTCCTTGCTCAGTCGACTTGCACATCCGCTTTGATCAGCATGTCGCCGTGTCTCAACTACATAACCGGAAACACAACCACACCTTCTCAGCAATGCTGCAGTCAGCTGGGTAACGTAGTCAGGTCTTCTCCTGATTGTTTGTGTCAAGTCCTCAACGGTGGTGGCTCTCAGCTCGGTATCAACGTTAACCAAACACAGGCTCTTGCTTTGCCTAGAGCTTGTAATGTTCAGACTCCTCCTGTCAGTCGCTGTAACAACGGTAAGAGTTTTGAAGCAGAAAGAACTTTATAAAGATTGTTCCGAAACGTGCGACTCTTATGCAGTATTGTTCAATTTTTGCAGGTGGTGGTTCTACTGCTGACTCTCCTGCAGACTCACCAAACTCTTCAGGTAAAATGACTTTAAGCAGATGAACATAGCATACACCAATCTCAATTTATATATTCTCAGTTATCTAATGCATCCatgttgggtttttttttttggttaggaCCAGGAAATGGATCGAAAACTGTACCTgtaggagaaggagaaggggaAGGACCATCGTCAGACGGAAGCTCTATCAAGTTCTCATATCCTCTTCTTGCCTTCCTTTCCGTTGCTTCCTACATGGCAATCTTCTTGAAATACTGAGTTTCCCCATGCACGGTTCTCCTGAAACCTATGAAGCTTTTATACCACTCAGATTGCATTCTTTATTTTTCCCTACTTGTTCACATTTCCTTGTGACTTCGTGTGATGTATTTATTCTGTGCTCCGTGAGTCCCTACTCTCCGGGTGATATTGGATCTCTTTACCTTTTTATAATAAACACTACTTTTCAGAACACAGTTTTAAGAACAGACCATTAGCTTCATGAACATAAATTGGAAATCTAAATGTTCTAAATTCAAACTCAAGGTCCAGAAATGGCATATACAAAACAAGTTATCCTAAACGGAAGGAAAAACTG is drawn from Brassica rapa cultivar Chiifu-401-42 chromosome A05, CAAS_Brap_v3.01, whole genome shotgun sequence and contains these coding sequences:
- the LOC103869023 gene encoding non-specific lipid-transfer protein-like protein At2g13820 isoform X1; this encodes MKMGMGLMLLTVFMAVMSSTRVLAQSTCTSALISMSPCLNYITGNTTTPSQQCCSQLGNVVRSSPDCLCQVLNGGGSQLGINVNQTQALALPRACNVQTPPVSRCNNGGGSTADSPADSPNSSGPGNGSKTVPVGEGEGEGPSSDGSSIKFSYPLLAFLSVASYMAIFLKY
- the LOC103869023 gene encoding non-specific lipid-transfer protein-like protein At2g13820 isoform X2 yields the protein MKMGMGLMLLTVFMAVMSSTRVLAQSTCTSALISMSPCLNYITGNTTTPSQQCCSQLGNVVRSSPDCLCQVLNGGGSQLGINVNQTQALALPRACNVQTPPVSRCNNGGGSTADSPADSPNSSGNGSKTVPVGEGEGEGPSSDGSSIKFSYPLLAFLSVASYMAIFLKY